A region from the Ananas comosus cultivar F153 unplaced genomic scaffold, ASM154086v1, whole genome shotgun sequence genome encodes:
- the LOC109706283 gene encoding uncharacterized protein LOC109706283, producing MHYIYQPVQWGESSMVDAERRLLANALLDPSNCRFVLLSDSCIPLFNFSVAYGYLAGSHLSFVSSFDDPGSAGRGRYNRRMRPTVSLAEWRKGSQWFAVHRELAVGILSDRRYYPVFREHCRPPCYADEHYIPTLVSKLFPARNANRSVTWVDWSGGGPHPAVYRRRDVSEGLLRRMRDGSTTSRCSYNERATSICFLFARKFDASALKPLMLMAPALLGF from the coding sequence atgcattatatatatcaGCCGGTGCAATGGGGCGAATCTAGCATGGTCGACGCCGAGCGGCGGCTGCTGGCGAACGCGCTCCTCGACCCGTCGAACTGCCGCTTCGTCCTCCTGTCCGACTCGTGCATCCCGCTCTTCAACTTCTCCGTGGCCTACGGCTATCTCGCAGGCTCCCACCTCAGCTTCGTCAGCTCCTTCGACGACCCGGGCAGCGCGGGGCGCGGCCGCTACAACAGGCGCATGCGGCCGACCGTCTCCCTCGCCGAGTGGCGCAAGGGCTCGCAGTGGTTCGCGGTGCACCGGGAGCTGGCAGTCGGGATCCTGTCGGACCGCCGCTACTACCCCGTGTTCCGGGAGCACTGCAGGCCGCCGTGCTACGCCGACGAGCACTACATACCGACGCTGGTCTCCAAGCTCTTTCCAGCGCGCAACGCCAACCGGAGCGTCACGTGGGTCGACTGGTCCGGCGGTGGGCCCCACCCGGCGGTGTATCGGCGTCGGGACGTGTCGGAAGGGTTGCTGCGGAGGATGCGGGACGGGTCGACGACGTCGCGTTGTTCGTACAACGAGAGGGCGACCTCCATTTGCTTCTTGTTCGCGAGGAAGTTCGACGCGAGCGCCCTCAAGCCTCTGATGCTCATGGCGCCCGCCTTGTTAGGGTTTTGA